In Candidatus Acetothermia bacterium, the sequence CGGATCCAGCAGAAGTAGTACGCACTGGCGCAGGAGATCCGGGCGATGATGTCTCGCCTTGGGTTCGTAGGATGTGCTCTCTGGGTTGCGGTGGTCCTCGGTTGGGGCCAGACCGCGGTCACCCTCCGCTGGTCGTGGGAGATCCAGGCAGCCAATTCATGCTTTTCGAGCGGAGGGATGTTCCTCCAGTGCCAGGTTTCCGAGGGATCGTCGGCTTCGGTGTTGCTATCGGTCTCTGCGGATCCGGCGCGGACGGTGCACGTTGCGCCCGTTGTCGTGCCAACCGGATGGCCCGCAGGTTCGTCTTCCTCGGGCTGGGGGACGGTGACAACGCTCTACGCGTTCACCCCTCCCCCGGGAAGCGCCGGGCGACGCGTGGAGATCGTGTACCGGACGTGGACTGACGGGGTCCCGCCCCTCGATCTGAAGGTAGCCGTGGACATAGCCGCTTCCAGGTCGTCGTGCGCCTTGCAGTCATCAGCACCTACGGGGCCGCCGGTGACGCAGACACGGCTCCTCTGGAGTTCGGACCGCCCGATCACTTGGGACGACTTCTGGGCTCCTTCGCCTCCAGACCGGGATCCGCAGGCCGCAGCTGCGATCGCGATGGTCCTCGAGTACCAGATGGTGCCGGTGGTGGCACAGGAAGGGTCAAGCTGGCGGGCGCGCGTGGACTCGCTCACGGTGACGGCGGCGATGGAGCGCGACCGGTCGTGGGCACTGCCCGACCGCAGGACGCCGGCCGGCCTTCTCCACGAGCAGCGGCATTTCGACCTTGCCGAAGCGTACCGCCGTCTCCTGGAGCGTTCGTTGCGGGGGATCTCTGGGGGGACGGGTAGCTCTGCTTCGGAAGCGATGCAAAGCCTTCTCCGACTGGCGGAATCGGTCTTTCAGGAGGTGCTGGGCCGCCAC encodes:
- a CDS encoding DUF922 domain-containing protein, which codes for MTQTRLLWSSDRPITWDDFWAPSPPDRDPQAAAAIAMVLEYQMVPVVAQEGSSWRARVDSLTVTAAMERDRSWALPDRRTPAGLLHEQRHFDLAEAYRRLLERSLRGISGGTGSSASEAMQSLLRLAESVFQEVLGRHSATQIQYDRETNHGRDSTRQDEWERKISSWLLDPYLRLP